The DNA window TGTCACGATTCCCCGAAGTATTCAATGATCTGGAATTTTTAATCTGATGCTCAAAATAACTTAGAGAATCCTTACAGGTCATCTCATCATTAGTCATCATATAACCGAACATACTGAACGGAATAAAAAAAGAACACTGTTGATCATTCTTAAATAAAATACTATTGTTTAAAATTACTAAATCATTTGCAAATATTTGAAAATTAGATTTTTGAAGGGTTTTGTTTTCTAGATCTTCGAGTAGCTTTTTTAAATCCTCCAGGATTAAAACAGCGTCTGCCTTTTGCAATAATCCGATTTCAAAATAAAAAGATATTTGCCGCAATGCGCTCATTATTGTAGTATCATTCCAGATCTCGGTGACATTTTGTTTATTGTACAACTCAATAAGCATTTCATTTTTTGGCGAATGATATTGCATCCTGAATTCATTAAATGGACTTAGAAACTGATCCTGATTTAATAAATTCATCCATACATAAAATTTGAAACGGGATAATATGGAGTCTGAGATCGTATAGAAAAAAGGGATATCCTTTGCTGAATAAAAAACCTGCGAATGGGTAATATTATGAAAAACATCCAGAATCTTAAGTGAGTTTTCAAAGTAGTTTAATAAATCTTCTGTGGTTCTTACAGGTTGTGTTCTTTTTACAACCAGCTGGTTCTCGGAACCTAAATACTGATCCAAAGAGATCTGATAATACTTTGCAAGCTCTAAAGCTTCTTCAAAACTGAATTTTGCTTTTAAAGAAGTACGTCTATGCGCTGCATCATAGCTTATATTGAGAATATTAGCAATCTCATCATTCAATGACCGATCTCCAATTTTTCTTCGAATTTCTTTCAATAATGCTTCCTGATGCATGTTTTGTGATTTTCACAAATGTAGTATTTTTTTTAATTCCTTTTCACATTGAGAATAGCGTTTTCCGAGGATAATTTTGAACTGTAATTTTAAAATAATGAATTATGAAAACAATGATTTTTTTAATAATAAGTGCTTTTACAAGTACTGTATTGTATGCTCAGGATAGCCTTGCTGTCTTGGGAAATAAAACGAAATTAATAGCATTTACTCCTCTGAAAAAAAACATAAAAAAAGTTGATGGTATTGCTGTCGGAATGGGGGACGCTTTTGATGACTATAAAGGGAATATGAGACGAATCAATGGTATTAATCTCGAGCCAAACCCTGTTGGCCTGGTGATCTGGATGTTTTTTGATCCTTCAAGAACCGCAAATACAGAGCCTCATCTCGTGGTAAACGGACTTAATATTTCCGGAGCAGGATATGGGAGGAGTATCAGCCACAACGGAGTTTCTGTTTCGCTGTATAATTATGGGGATACCGTGCAAGGGCTTTCGATCGGAGGCTTAACGACTGATATTGATAAAGGGAGTGGAGTTGTCATTTCTGGTTTGGGTATAAGTAGTAAAGAACTGAATGGAATAAGCATATCCGTTTTTAATGATGCTGATGAGCTGAAAGGAATGCAGATAGGTGTTCATAATAGAGTTGATAATATGAAGGGGATACAAATGGGCCTAATCAATAAAT is part of the Chryseobacterium paludis genome and encodes:
- a CDS encoding helix-turn-helix domain-containing protein; amino-acid sequence: MHQEALLKEIRRKIGDRSLNDEIANILNISYDAAHRRTSLKAKFSFEEALELAKYYQISLDQYLGSENQLVVKRTQPVRTTEDLLNYFENSLKILDVFHNITHSQVFYSAKDIPFFYTISDSILSRFKFYVWMNLLNQDQFLSPFNEFRMQYHSPKNEMLIELYNKQNVTEIWNDTTIMSALRQISFYFEIGLLQKADAVLILEDLKKLLEDLENKTLQKSNFQIFANDLVILNNSILFKNDQQCSFFIPFSMFGYMMTNDEMTCKDSLSYFEHQIKNSRSLNTSGNRDRKMFFNTMYQQIENLKEKL
- a CDS encoding LA_2272 family surface repeat-containing protein — encoded protein: MKTMIFLIISAFTSTVLYAQDSLAVLGNKTKLIAFTPLKKNIKKVDGIAVGMGDAFDDYKGNMRRINGINLEPNPVGLVIWMFFDPSRTANTEPHLVVNGLNISGAGYGRSISHNGVSVSLYNYGDTVQGLSIGGLTTDIDKGSGVVISGLGISSKELNGISISVFNDADELKGMQIGVHNRVDNMKGIQMGLINKSNKMKGLQIGFWNKNGKRSLPFINF